One Carya illinoinensis cultivar Pawnee chromosome 5, C.illinoinensisPawnee_v1, whole genome shotgun sequence genomic window, GTACACGCGCCAGACGCGCCTCAGACGCCCTACTGCGGCGCGTGTGGTACATGCGCCAGAGAGATCTGGACCGTCCGattttcagatctttgttgggctagatctaagccatccggagtccgatttcaacgatcaaatagtgctttccaactatttggattattccggactcatccgtacggtgggaatgtcgagattcgccatcagtactgttgatctgaactgtcgatgtgttgcagatcattttgggctagatctatgccagttggagttccatcgcgatgatcaaatagtgatgtcaaactatttggattattccggactcatccgtacggtgggaatgttgagattcgccatcggtacagtcgatctgaactgtcgaggtgttgcagatcattttgggcttgatcgtagccagttggagttccatcgcgatgatcaaatagtggtggcaaactatttggatcattccagactcatctgtacggtgggaatgttaagattcgccatcggtacagtcgatctgaactgtcgaggtgttgcagatcattttgggcttgatcatagccagttggagttctatcgcgatgatcaaatagtggtggcaaactatttggatcattccggacccatcggtacggtgggaatgttgagattcgccatcagtacatttgatctgaaccgtccacgtgttgcagatcagttgtgggcttgatcgtagccagttggagtcatgatggactcattggttttgggcttaatttaagccagttgggatcgtgaaatttgatggagcaaatttcagatcattggacgatgctgattaacttgttatatcagcaggttttggcagtcatacaactcatggagcatattgttattaagaggagaactgCATCGGATCTCGTAGTGGccttctttgaaaagccagttgcaaataacaaagtgcagatgaagctttggtgtggtagtgtggatacgtacagtctaaggaggttctgtctaggagattggaaattttaagtgtatccattgtgaccctccaatctttcctgggaactgacttagtgaggtactattcatttctacggtaaattcattaaagcaatgtcatgaagaaattgttcaacttcagaaagggcagaaggtactattgttgcccaatagcatttgacgttgtggtcaaaaggttgggagatcatgagaatggctatgagtaattctgcaaagaggtcgaagttgaagtttctcaatgtaagagatcttatcctggatgaggaggtgcgcagaagagattaTGGCAAGATTTCGatttgttggtcctgaatgttgattgtaaggacagaggcaagtcaagatctggacaacagatgactcgctagaaattgtggcaagacaggccacaagagactgctaaaatcaggagaaaattcagaatgatgctgtgaatatggtgactgaagaaatacatggcgttgcatttcttgcagtgcacaatgctgttaaagacagcttgaagacagcagtcattcagtagtgttttctcaaaggcgttgaagggcaaatcaatccctgaagtcaacagtgatactagcgactggtgaaacggctagtacaaggagcagtttcggcaagtggctccaagtcagtaaatggagatactggtattgatgctaatgttgtgtctctctccatgaaaaaagagacatgtatatcctcatggcatgagttgccatgatagaggatgtgttaatgttagtaggtccacaagtttacacacaggcattggtttggcattaatgcagggtgtgtggtggaaattcatgtcggtggctgatgaacttccaggagagccaaacgtggaagttacaccatagttttcagcaaggttattttcgacatgggccgaagtgaaatgcttggaattagtttattctgagtggatatgtttttatggtgaagcatgatagcgggagctatgaagatcttcattgaggtggagcttggctgtgggaccagtcaaagtcacaAGGTGGAGATTATTGCTATTGTTGCCAATAGCATTTGGTgttggaaggtcacgaatgattaattggtcttggctcgtggtaattgtcgtgtgaattagatgagaaagtaaaaggaacctagttttacttttctaaagaaatctccctagaccacgacatgaagtacatgtgtgagagatgggaacaaaacgtcagatgttccagggatatctacacctaaagaactgccaagacgatcagacctccatggtggttactaccttaaaatgtatcctgctgaatgaaggtagtgaactacggtatgaagaaaaatcttgcaagaagggagattatgcaagtcgaagactgcacacaagatggacaCATGCGACTGAAGATAGAAGCAGGATGAAGGGTCAGTCAACCAGATCAGAgatgagacctcagcaacaagttctctgatatgtgtcaaggtctgtgcgagaccattgattcccagtgcagtgggagatgtgttgccctatgtagatgtgttgattaaaggcattgtacgtgatgaactaaagttatgcatcactttagttaatCTTCTAggttgaagacatgagctgtaaaattgtataagggatcatgctggagatagagctcggcatgttgagaaccagtctccaagttggagattggtgtgattgtaggattatggagcctggttttgaaagctgtaaaggctagagcgaagcagattgttcgctcggatgagcctagagcgaagctcagtttgctcaaggtgttcgctcggatgtggctagagcgaagcagattgttcgctcggatgagcctagagcgaagctcagtttgctcaaggtgtacatgagtgcggactcatggactcgagcaaaagaagaatcctagagagttgagattgtgcaattAAGCActggtaaatctcctctgaggaaaatcccttgcaagctccgtggatgtagacgatgctgatgaatttgaagatgcatttggagaggcatctggatatccatttgaagacgtacctgcagatgcatttgatagcggatctctcatggctgacaagcattccaatgaaggagtgcaatcatttgaagaatgaatcagtttgcaagcagcctggtgtggcacacttgggtggagggggtgattgttgaaatcaacccaagtgtgcaCCGTTTTCAATCTTGGATTGTTAGGCACCGAAATTCTCACCCACCCACTCACCATGCTAGACTCACTTGGTCAAGAATGGTGGCAATTTGTCCCCCAtggttctcctataaaaggagatgagtTGTGAAGATAAAATTCATCCTCACAGAGGTGAGAGATCAGGCAGAGGGCAGAGGGCGAAAAtgggttctggggaaacccagaacggaggccatttgagagagatagagagatgttgagagtgtttgtaaaattgtacaaacatagtGAAAAATTcgaatttccgcttcagtggacgtaggcaagttgccgaaccacttaaatattgtctctatcaattgtgggtgtgatttctgggcgGCCGGAGGCGCAACATGCAGGACCATATAGAGATTGGAAGAGGAAAGCTGGATGTTCATGTGGGTGAGGAGAAAACTAAGCGGCCCTTGGACAGGTGAGGGGACAAGCCTAAGACATGGTCTTGTGTTGCATAGCCCAATTACACTAGGACGGTAATATATTAGAGAAGTTAAAAGTAAGGCTTTTGAGGAAGGGATTTAATGGGGCAATTAAAGAAATCCAAGGGCGTTGCTGAACTAAGTGCAACAAGATAAGCATTCCCTCCAAGGGGTCCTCTACACTGAAATTCAGATGGTAATATTTGTCTTAATGAATCGACATCCACGTCCCTTTCTACTCTCTTTGACTTCTGTTGCTCACACCACATCCCAAACTTATGTAGTAACTCATGATGCAATCTAGTCATTGCCTCGCTCTATCTTATGAACCAGCAATTATGTCATGGTAAAGAAATAATCTATTATCTCCTATTTTTGTTCGATTCCACAAAACTCTACAAGGTGTGGCATTCCATTCTGGGCCATGTTTTGAGTTCATATAAGTGATGGGACAATCCATGGATTTTAGGTCCAACCTCAGATTTTAGACAACAAATTGGCATTGCAGAGGTTGATAGCGGCCTATACACACGAGGTGGGTAATAATGTAATACAATGGCATTCCTATTACTTCAAATGTTCAAATATTCACACATTAGCCCCTTTATATGATGCAAGCATTTTGATATTAAAGAAGATGTCAAAAGGAGAAGTGGAGAACATACAGATATGGAAAGTGGGAAAAATATATAGTAGAACAAATTATAGATACGAGAAGAAAGATTCTTCTGTTTGATATATTTTCTCAGAAAGTTCTTACTTCTGAATATAATAGATAATCCGAAATTTTACAATGAACTGATGACACGAGCTTTTAGTCATTGTGGTCAGACAGCTCATCTTTAATGGACTTAGTAAATTTGATGTCTTTCATCTCGGTTGAGAGCCATTCAAACTACCTGTGAGGTGAATCATGTTTAAAGGATGCTTCAGCTATAGAGTTGAAATACGAGACTCCTTTTAGGTTTCTCCAAAGTAAACAGGAAAGTGGCCTTTTGAGGCATCATGACCTCGAGTCGTCTACATTCACTGGAGAATGCACTTGACCTGAATGATCCTGGGAAATGAATATACAGACTATCTTTTTCCTGATAAACTTCATTGATTTCTATCATGTGGGCAGACATTTCCGGCTCTACCTCTTATGCTATAGAGAATAAGTGCACATGAATGTACAAATTTGCCTAGTCTGATCTATTTCAGTGATCTGTGCTAAAATGCATTtaagcgagaaatgatattgattAAGACGTCTTCTCTGCAGGCAATTGTGAGACCGCCCATTGGGTGATCAAACCCAAATTCTTCCTCCGCCTTACTCAACAATTCTTGAAATGAAGGCTCATTCAGGTATGATATGGGAACTACAAATTGCTTCTTCTGGTCCTTTCCAGTATAGACTGCAAAGTAGCCTTTTGGAATACTTTTAGCAAGACCAAAAACAGACCTGCAGAGAATCTTCTTAGCATGCATGATACCAGGTAATAGGAGAGCCATTTCTGTTAATACTTTGACTTCTTAAGATGCTGTAGTTGACAAATGACTTGggataagaaagaaaatatttgattgATGAGATCGTGAGGATATGATATGGTTAAGGAATAACTCTTAACTCGTGTTTGTATATATAGACGAAAGGCTATCTCAGAGCAATGAGGTGGAGATTAGCCAGAGAAACAAGGACTAGAAAGGTCACATTGTCATGTCTTCAGAATTACCATAAAGAAATGGTAGCCGACCGAGACTGTATATATGTTGGAGGACACTAAGGGCAACCATCGGTTTCTGGGAGGAAAAACCACAAGGTTGCCACTTGAAATCAAAGAGATACAAGATATGAACTGGATGAAACTTTTGTGGACAGAATTGGGTGACCCTTGGAATATAGGGCACAGGTCTATTATTTCTTGATAGAGAAAGATGATTCAGACTTTTCTTGATCATATTGGAGTGAATATACACCATGGAACTGTAACCCGACATGACACTTTCAAACCAAGAAAATCAGTGGCTATTTTAACAATCACATGCCGAAGTTTTGAGGCAGAAGATACTGCATTTAATAACATGTCGTGGGAAAAACTCAAACGACATTTGTTGATTTAGGACGTTGTCTGCAGGGCATTCCTTGCGAAGAGCACGCTTTTGTTGCTACAGTACTACGACAAACCCCTGTGAACAACACGTACGAGGAGTTTGTCCTGCCTATAGTCCTCAAATTTAGACCTTTCAAACTCCATTGCTAAATTTCCAGTTTTAACTGACAAAACAAACGTTGGCAGACATCTCAAACTTGGAATGTGTCTAATGATATCAATGAAGACAAAGCCATGGACGCCCTTCGGTAGCTGTTGAATTTACGGGGAAGTGTGTCGAAAGTTGAGGatattattattggatattttctTCCACCCAATCCCATTCTAGGAGCTCAAAGGTTTTCTATCCTTGCATTTTTATTTGCTATAGGCTTGAAAACGCCGATGTTTCATATTTTCCTGCGTTACAAGTCTTAACTGAATTGACATATGCTTCCTTTGTCTAAGGTTGCTTTGCTCGAGTGCAAGCCGTGCCCATTGCAATCTACTCCTCattattagataatatataattaactttaaagtattaaataaaaacaatacatttaattaagtttttccttttcatttatgGTTAATAGCCTTTTAATTTTCTCAACACGTTTCCTTTTTACTTCTCAACACATGCATTTTTAGTTTTGTAATCAATAGTGGAAGGGCTTTAATCCTTTCTCCTCCTCTCGACCTGTTGGGCCATGTCATGGGCCCAAACAATAGCTTGGCCCATGAACCTTGAACCTCGACATACTGATTCATAGAGAGGATAGCCACCCCAGAAATCTCAGGAGAAAGGTTATCAATTTGTTATCCTTAGCAAGTGAAGTTTGAATATCTCACGACTTGAATTTCAAAAGAAGGATCAGACTATGGCCCAGGTATGGCCACGAGGCCACTTTTTAACACTAAGGAAATAGCCATATTATACTGATTAATGCATCGAAGACTTTCCCACGAACTCCCAAAACGTGTCTCTCTTTGATTGTAGGTGATCATGTGGGAGGAGCCACAAAACACGTACATAACAAGTAGATTCATAAACAGATCAATTGAATTCTTGTTGACTCTAAATCAAACCATCACGGAGGTAACGTACCACATGCTGCAAACAATGCCAAGTGAAGTGGGAAATGTTAACCAAATGGTATCTGTACTCATATATATGGATGGTTAGTTTTCTAATCAACTTATTTGGTACTGGCAGGATCAGCCATAATGGAAAATTTGGGATCTGGTTGAATGGAAAGATTGAACAATTCACATTTCTTCTACCCTATAAAactaagagaaatgatatttgcagtcgtgattatgcagtctctttgaaaaaagtgaattaatacgggacccatatgaaaaaaaaactaactttttaattgtggactctactcttttttaaagggATTGCGCAGCGTTTGCACACTctacgactgtatatagcattactctaaaaCTAATGGGTACTTCTGTGAACTATTTGTGTTTGAAGTGGAAACTCAATTACATCAACCCCAGATTGGTAGTTAATACCTCACTTCAAATTAACATGCAGCCCATCAATGATTTCATACGGCTACCTCAGAGAACAAAATCCATGGGAAAGAAATTAAAGCTGTTAAAGGAAAATGAACATTCTGGGATTTCAATCAGCTTTACAAAAATGAAGTTGCTTTTCAGTTTTCACGAGATTGgcaatatatatacaaagtaATACGTATGTTCTGTTTTTTGGtctatgcaaaatttttatttgggtGTCCTGTGAAATTGTGTCCTCTGAGCAAGCAGTTACGATGTCTGCATGGGATGTTGCTGTAGGATGAAAGCCAGAACTCTTCGGCTCGACTTGGCAGGTTTTGGAATGAAGGATGCTTCAAGTGTGAAATTGGAATTACGAATCTCTTCTTTCCAGTTATTGTTTATACAGCAAAGTGGCCTTTGGGCACATTCCTTGTCTCTGGAGACAAAACGCAATGTTCCATAGAATCTGCTTAGCTCGAAAAATCCTGAACAAGTGAATACCATGACTTCTGTAGAGCttaaattttaacaaataaagGCTGAAAAGAAACGAATCTGTAAGAATTAATATTGGCACTGATTCTATCCTCCTTTGGTGTCTGTATAAAGTGCAGTGAAATGAAAAGAGCAGGGAGTTCTCTTTGAGGACATGTGTCATGAGGCATCACATGCTTTTGCCTCCCAACTCATCATAAGATCTGACAGAAATCATGCtgtataatattttctgttGCAGTTCATCATGTCCTACCAATCACTATAACCACAAAATTTTGTGGCCCACAAGAAATTGTTATCCATGTAGCCTGTCTTGCTGAATGAATAATACCCAAAACATTTTGGATCAAATACTAGTTGGTAGAGACTAATATATGATCATTCTTTTGGATATTATTCTTTTCTAAGACATCACCATTCTGAAAGTTTATTGAGAAGAATTCCACAGGATTTAGACAAGGGCACGCAAGTTGTAACGCTACCATGCATGTGAATTAACAATATAATAGTTCACATGATGATGTTTTAAGAATATACAATTCAGGAGTTGGTGATCATATGAACTAGGTCCGGGTTTTGAATGGATGCAGATAATGTCTTGATCTATGATGGTATCGTAGAATATCTCGAAGGCCTAAAGGAATATGATCTCTCACCTTGCCATTTTTTGTAGAATCAAATCACTGATTGGAAGATTTCTTTGATGTCATGGGCATGTCTCTCCTAAGTTTGGCCACGCATTCAACATAGCTGAGTCTATTAAATCAAGTTATATGCAGAAGCAGGAGGAGGGCATTATCTTCCACCATACACATGGTGGCTTCTCAATTGAATGGGAAGACAGGAGTATATGACTTCTAGTGCAGGATCCTCTCCATGACTGCATCCATCCTAGAAACGGAAGAACATATATGCTAAACAAAAAACAACTGGTCATCCCAATTAAGTACTTGCTTTTTAAAGGACAACCGGTAGAACCAAACATCATCCGATTTGTGAAGTAGAGAGTGTAGGATAATTTCTGATGTTCTTTGTTTAAAGTAAAGTGAACCATAATTTGCAGCAGAGAAAAACTTTCTGTGCCACAGGATCCCCATATGCTTCCATGTTGCAAGAGATTTCATGGCGTTGGAATAATTTGCCTCTTTCGTTTATTAATCGAAATTGTGGATTACATGAAAATTGTGTCACAGATATTTCCATGCATTAAAAATCTCCTCATCTATTAGAATAATCAACGAAGTCCTAATGATGAATGGCTCTGATTGAATCAGTTTACTAAATGAATCATCTTATTTTACTGAATATCTTCTCATTTGTTTCTCTCTGTATTGATCCTCACAATCATAAAAGCCTTTACGTTCATCCAAGTTTCTCTTCTCTTGGGTATTAGAGTCAATCATCGAGATAAAGGTGATCAATGCATTGAATGGTCATGACACCTCAACTAATATGTTAGGAATAAATGAAGTTCTGATAActgcttatttaaaaaaaaaaaaaaaaaaaaaaaaaaaaaaaaaaaaaaaaaaaaagaaggaaaactgATATGATGCTCTCTATTTGAATAGAACCTTAAAGTAACCAGGAATCATGAAACATACATTCTTTAATATCACAATCATAAA contains:
- the LOC122311170 gene encoding auxin-responsive protein SAUR21-like — its product is MALLLPGIMHAKKILCRSVFGLAKSIPKGYFAVYTGKDQKKQFVVPISYLNEPSFQELLSKAEEEFGFDHPMGGLTIACREDVLINIISRLNAF